One window of Perca flavescens isolate YP-PL-M2 chromosome 6, PFLA_1.0, whole genome shotgun sequence genomic DNA carries:
- the them4 gene encoding acyl-coenzyme A thioesterase THEM4 isoform X4, which produces MAETAKLQSPPQVCYRWSVSYEEQKCACVFQAGHLLEGPPGHVHGGAIATMIDTVTGTHATILSGPVMTANLNINYRSPIPLGSTVLLESFLDKKEGRKTFISCKVTSSNGSKLHTETTALFLSINFSHLLLGE; this is translated from the exons ATGGCGGAGACTGCCAAGCTACAATCGCCTCCTCAAGTATGCTACAG GTGGAGTGTATCTTA TGAGGAGCAgaagtgtgcgtgtgttttcCAGGCTGGACACCTTCTGGAGGGGCCACCAGG acaTGTCCACGGGGGGGCAATAGCCACTATGATTGATACTGTGACAGGGACTCATGCAACTATACTCTCTGGACCCGTAATGACTGCCAACCTTAACATCAACTATCGCAG CCCCATCCCACTGGGAAGCACAGTGTTGCTTGAATCCTTTCTGGATAAGAAGGAAGGCAGAAAAACGTTTATTTCATGTAAAGTGACCAGCAGCAATGGCTCCAAACTGCACACAGAAACCACAG CACTGTTCCTGTCAATCAATTTCAGCCACCTACTACTGGGAGAGTGA
- the them4 gene encoding acyl-coenzyme A thioesterase THEM4 isoform X1: MARSLGRICKGFQCLGSLSSIQTQLRQPSTSVSVRGTTFVRTMVQALPSLFSSKPRDFSLPNSSWGSEMMRLYEHYNSQCEVETEGGEKQEGPWRRLPSYNRLLKYATGGVYLSKIIQSKARLFTRNIRDPGAAFEYVLFVNSEEQKCACVFQAGHLLEGPPGHVHGGAIATMIDTVTGTHATILSGPVMTANLNINYRSPIPLGSTVLLESFLDKKEGRKTFISCKVTSSNGSKLHTETTALFLSINFSHLLLGE, encoded by the exons ATGGCAAGGAGCCTTGGTCGAATATGCAAGGGCTTTCAATGCCTCGGCTCACTCTCGTCTATACAGACTCAACTCAGACAACCATCTACCAGCGTTTCAGTCAGGGGGACCACCTTTGTACGGACCATGGTG CAGGCGCTGCCATCGCTCTTTTCCTCCAAGCCCCGGGACTTCAGCCTGCCTAACTCCTCATGGGGCTCGGAAATGATGCGGTTGTACGAGCATTATAACAGTCAGTGTGAGGTGGAGacggagggaggagagaaacaGGAAGGGCCATGGCGGAGACTGCCAAGCTACAATCGCCTCCTCAAGTATGCTACAG GTGGAGTGTATCTTAGTAAGATAATCCAGTCAAAAGCTCGTCTTTTTACCCGGAACATCAGAGACCCGGGGGCAGCATTTgagtatgttttgtttgttaacAGTGAGGAGCAgaagtgtgcgtgtgttttcCAGGCTGGACACCTTCTGGAGGGGCCACCAGG acaTGTCCACGGGGGGGCAATAGCCACTATGATTGATACTGTGACAGGGACTCATGCAACTATACTCTCTGGACCCGTAATGACTGCCAACCTTAACATCAACTATCGCAG CCCCATCCCACTGGGAAGCACAGTGTTGCTTGAATCCTTTCTGGATAAGAAGGAAGGCAGAAAAACGTTTATTTCATGTAAAGTGACCAGCAGCAATGGCTCCAAACTGCACACAGAAACCACAG CACTGTTCCTGTCAATCAATTTCAGCCACCTACTACTGGGAGAGTGA
- the them4 gene encoding acyl-coenzyme A thioesterase THEM4 isoform X3 has translation MARSLGRICKGFQCLGSLSSIQTQLRQPSTSVSVRGTTFVRTMVQALPSLFSSKPRDFSLPNSSWGSEMMRLYEHYNSQCEVETEGGEKQEGPWRRLPSYNRLLNEEQKCACVFQAGHLLEGPPGHVHGGAIATMIDTVTGTHATILSGPVMTANLNINYRSPIPLGSTVLLESFLDKKEGRKTFISCKVTSSNGSKLHTETTALFLSINFSHLLLGE, from the exons ATGGCAAGGAGCCTTGGTCGAATATGCAAGGGCTTTCAATGCCTCGGCTCACTCTCGTCTATACAGACTCAACTCAGACAACCATCTACCAGCGTTTCAGTCAGGGGGACCACCTTTGTACGGACCATGGTG CAGGCGCTGCCATCGCTCTTTTCCTCCAAGCCCCGGGACTTCAGCCTGCCTAACTCCTCATGGGGCTCGGAAATGATGCGGTTGTACGAGCATTATAACAGTCAGTGTGAGGTGGAGacggagggaggagagaaacaGGAAGGGCCATGGCGGAGACTGCCAAGCTACAATCGCCTCCTCAA TGAGGAGCAgaagtgtgcgtgtgttttcCAGGCTGGACACCTTCTGGAGGGGCCACCAGG acaTGTCCACGGGGGGGCAATAGCCACTATGATTGATACTGTGACAGGGACTCATGCAACTATACTCTCTGGACCCGTAATGACTGCCAACCTTAACATCAACTATCGCAG CCCCATCCCACTGGGAAGCACAGTGTTGCTTGAATCCTTTCTGGATAAGAAGGAAGGCAGAAAAACGTTTATTTCATGTAAAGTGACCAGCAGCAATGGCTCCAAACTGCACACAGAAACCACAG CACTGTTCCTGTCAATCAATTTCAGCCACCTACTACTGGGAGAGTGA
- the them4 gene encoding acyl-coenzyme A thioesterase THEM4 isoform X2, whose product MARSLGRICKGFQCLGSLSSIQTQLRQPSTSVSVRGTTFVRTMVALPSLFSSKPRDFSLPNSSWGSEMMRLYEHYNSQCEVETEGGEKQEGPWRRLPSYNRLLKYATGGVYLSKIIQSKARLFTRNIRDPGAAFEYVLFVNSEEQKCACVFQAGHLLEGPPGHVHGGAIATMIDTVTGTHATILSGPVMTANLNINYRSPIPLGSTVLLESFLDKKEGRKTFISCKVTSSNGSKLHTETTALFLSINFSHLLLGE is encoded by the exons ATGGCAAGGAGCCTTGGTCGAATATGCAAGGGCTTTCAATGCCTCGGCTCACTCTCGTCTATACAGACTCAACTCAGACAACCATCTACCAGCGTTTCAGTCAGGGGGACCACCTTTGTACGGACCATGGTG GCGCTGCCATCGCTCTTTTCCTCCAAGCCCCGGGACTTCAGCCTGCCTAACTCCTCATGGGGCTCGGAAATGATGCGGTTGTACGAGCATTATAACAGTCAGTGTGAGGTGGAGacggagggaggagagaaacaGGAAGGGCCATGGCGGAGACTGCCAAGCTACAATCGCCTCCTCAAGTATGCTACAG GTGGAGTGTATCTTAGTAAGATAATCCAGTCAAAAGCTCGTCTTTTTACCCGGAACATCAGAGACCCGGGGGCAGCATTTgagtatgttttgtttgttaacAGTGAGGAGCAgaagtgtgcgtgtgttttcCAGGCTGGACACCTTCTGGAGGGGCCACCAGG acaTGTCCACGGGGGGGCAATAGCCACTATGATTGATACTGTGACAGGGACTCATGCAACTATACTCTCTGGACCCGTAATGACTGCCAACCTTAACATCAACTATCGCAG CCCCATCCCACTGGGAAGCACAGTGTTGCTTGAATCCTTTCTGGATAAGAAGGAAGGCAGAAAAACGTTTATTTCATGTAAAGTGACCAGCAGCAATGGCTCCAAACTGCACACAGAAACCACAG CACTGTTCCTGTCAATCAATTTCAGCCACCTACTACTGGGAGAGTGA